The proteins below come from a single Cervus canadensis isolate Bull #8, Minnesota chromosome 2, ASM1932006v1, whole genome shotgun sequence genomic window:
- the LOC122434914 gene encoding glycine cleavage system H protein, mitochondrial-like, with protein sequence MALQAVRSVRAAVGSLRAISAPSAPCSPRPWGLRAGAVRALRTGPALPSVRKFTEKHGWVTTGNGVGTVSISNFEQEALGDVVYCSLPEVGTKLNKQEEFGALESVKAASELYSPLSGEVTEINKALAENPGFVNKSCYEDGWLIKMTFSNPSELDELMSEEAYQKYIKSIEE encoded by the coding sequence ATGGCGCTGCAAGCGGTGCGGAGCGTGCGGGCCGCGGTCGGCAGCCTGCGCGCCATCTCGGCACCCAGCGCGCCCTGCTCGCCGCGGCCCTGGGGCCTGCGGGCGGGTGCCGTCCGGGCACTGCGCACCGGCCCTGCTCTGCCGTCGGTGCggaaattcacagaaaaacacGGATGGGTAACAACAGGAAACGGTGTTGGAACAGTGAGCATCAGCAATTTTGAACAGGAAGCTTTGGGAGATGTTGTTTACTGTAGTCTACCTGAAGTTGGGACGAAGTTGAACAAACAAGAGGAGTTTGGTGCTTTGGAAAGTGTGAAAGCTGCTAGTGAACTCTATTCCCCTCTATCAGGAGAAGTAACTGAAATTAATAAAGCTCTAGCAGAAAATCCAGGATTTGTCAACAAGTCTTGTTATGAAGACGGTTGGCTGATCAAGATGACATTCAGTAACCCTTCAGAACTAGATGAACTAATGAGTGAAGAAGCatatcaaaaatacataaaatctattgaggaatga